The DNA window ATCTAGCCAATCTTCGTATTCTTCAAACTTTCCAGCAACATCCATTGGAACAGATAATTGTTCATTTAATATAGCAGGAACAAGACCAGCTGTTTGCTCGTCATTCCCAACAAATACAACATAATCAATCCCCTGTTCGTCGAGCCACTTTTGTAGATCGAACGGCTTTAAGTTTTCAGGTGCTACTTTAAGTGAAATCCCTAGTGCGATTAAGTAACCACTAACAAAATCTAATCGCGCTTTATATTCTTTTAAAACGCCATAAGGGATAATGGCTGTTTGTAAAGGAAACACTTGAAAGGCTTTACGCAATTGCTCGAATGGCTCCGCCAGTCGTTTATAATTGGTAGGAATGATTTCAAATGTTAAAGAATCTTCTGGATTTGCATAATTATTTATACCAATTAAAGACTTCTTCCGTTTAGAAAGTGCCTCTAGTTGTTGCTCCCATTTAGCATCCACACGTTCCTGAAGTTTAACGACTCTTGCTTTAAGCGTTTCTTCTTTCATTACTTCTAAAAACAATGCCCATGCTTTTTCCACAAGCTCTTTTGTTAATGTTTCTAAATAATACGAGCCACCAGCTGAGTCGATCACACGTTGGATATGTGTTTCTTCTTTTAACACAAGTTGCATATTTCGAGCGATACGCTTAGAAGTAGAAGTCGCTCCTGTTAAAACATCGTGAGGATATGTCGTCACACTGTCTGCCCCCCCTAAAACGGCTGCAAGTGCACTGTTTCCTGCGCGAAGAATATTCACATTCGAATCAAGTACAGAAAATGATCGTAAAGAAGTTTCCGCATGTACAGGGATCGAGGCTACATCAGACTGTCCATGTGCTTCGCCAAATGCTTTCCATAACACGCGGAATGCACGGATTTTCGCAATTTCCATAAAGAAATTACTATCTACCGAAAATTGTACAAATGCTTTTTTTACAAGTTGATCCATGTTGGATTTGCGAGCAAGTATATCCGCTTGAACTAGCACACTGACAAGTTCACTTACAGCGTCTCCACCTGTTTGATGAATGCTGGATCCGTCTAGAAAATACGTGCGTGCATTAGTAAAATCTGTTTCACCTGCTCCTTTTATATTTCCTTTTATGTCGTGAAAGTTATGTAAAAAGGAAGGATTATTGGATACGTCCAGTAATACTTGATTATTTATAAAAAGAGATTTTAACTCTTCTATCTGAGAACTATTCCATTTATGGTCTTTTTCCACTGCATAATGAATGACATTATTCCCCTTAGCCAGTGAATCTTTCATGTCTGCCAAAATCTCTTCACATGAATGACCAGTAACTGTTTGTGCCACTAACCATTCGGAAAATTGTTTGGCTTGGCGAATTGTATTAGTTTGATTTGCAGGAATATCCGCTACATCCGCTAAAGAATAAAGCGGTTTCAAAATGATATCCTCTAACGTTTTCGTCGAAAGTGATGCAAGCGATTTTCCTTTTAAGGATTTAATCGCAGCTTGCTCCCATTCTGCAAGACTTGCTTCTTTAAATACCGTTTGCTTCATGTCTTGTATAGTCATATGAACGCTTCCGCTACCCCCTCGTAAAATCATTCGTACAAATTTCATTTTACATGAGTGTGTGGATGGAAGAAAGTGCATTTGTCATGATACGCTCATACCTGAAATCGATGAGCATATATTTTGAGATAGGATAATTACTTTTTTAGGATGGAGAATGATGAAATTGAGCGCAATAATCCTTGGGGGATTTCTATTTATTAGTGTTAGTGTTGGTGGAGGATTTGCCTTGTTAGTATCTAAATTTTTTAAGCATTCCAATGTAGGCTTGGCACTTTTATGCGGTGGATTTTTAGTGGGACTTCTTGCAGTAGATATTATTCCAACTGCTTTCAACATGTATGAATTACCAGCGTTAATAATTGGTGGTCTAATCGGATACATCCTTTTTCGGATTATGTACCAATTACTCCATTCTACTAGCCAAAATAAACCCACTATTTACTTGCTCCTTATTGGCTTGTTTATACATACCATTCCATTAAGTCTGACCATTGGAAATTTGACTCCGGATGCGTCTTTCACTGGTACGATTACGACCTCTACAATTCTTCACCATCTCCCGGAAGGATTTGCACTTACTTCGGCATTTCTCTCGCAAGGAGAAAAACTATGGGGATTATTTCTTTGTTTTATTGGCTTATCCGTTTGCTTTAGTGGATTCATTTGGCTTGGACATCTTGTCCACCTCACTACAAGGGGACAAGGTGTTCTGATTGGTGTATCCATCAGCTTAATCGCGTTTACAAGTGTAAAAGAATTTATTCTGCATCATATTCGAGTTGTTCCGATGAGGTCAGTTGTAGCATTTACCCTAACGGGCTATCTGTTCAGTGTCCTATTTCATTTGGTTTATTAATTGCACTGTTAAACGGTGAGTTTGTTACCTCCCAAAAACCCGCCCGCTTTCCGCGGACGAACTATCAAAATCTATGAAAATAGCTTAGATTTCGAATGTTTGGACTACGCAAGGTTCGTCATCAATTAATTGATTTTCTTCTTTATAATCAATTTGAAATTCTTTGTATACCTTTCTCCAAAAGGATACTGCAGGGAGGTTATGAACAAGTTCAATAACAAAGTATTTTCCTTTTTTGCTTTCAAATAACGCTTTTACTGCCTGTATTCCGAAGCTCTTACCTTTGAACTGATTTAGAATAAAGATGTCATTAATTCCAAAATCATTCTCTTTTTTTAAAAATGGCCTTTCCAAAAGAAGGATAAATCCAATGATGTTCCCATCAAATTTGATGAAGTAAGGAGAAATACCCTCATTTGTCCAAAATGAGTTTAGATCCTCATAATCAAAGAATCCATTTTCATTGATAGTAAGGTTTGGTGTAAACTTAGAAAGATCATGAAGATAATAGGAATATAAGTTACGTAATATTGTTTTCTCGTTTTCAAATACTTCTTGAAGTGAAACAGACATATAAAAAACCTCCTAACATTCTTTTGACTGTTATTTTTAAATCACTAATGTGCTTCTTTACTATATACAGAATATGCAAGAAATTTACGTTTTTCATGTTAGTTCAATAAGTTCGACAAAAAAGGCGATAATTCCTGCTAGTTCAGCAATCGGGCCATTTTGTTGAACAAGAATAAAAAAATAAAGAAGATAATTTGCTTAATAAAAACAGATTATCTTCTTTATACTACAATCTAAAACACTTTTATGAGACGAGTTTTAGACCTATAGCAGCACCTAAAACCATGCCTATAAAAACAAGTCTTCTCCAGTCTTTTGATTCACCAAATAAAACCATGCCTAAAATTGCTCCACCAGACGCACCAATTCCTGTCCAAATTGCATAAGCCGTACCCATAGGAAGTGTTTTCATTGAATAAGCAAGAAATAGAAAACTTGCTCCAAATCCTAGAATTAATAGAAGTAATGATTGCCAATTTCGGTCTTTATGCAATTTATTTATCATAGCAACACCAAACATCTCACAAAAACCTGCTAAGATTAAAGAAATCCATGCCATTAGGATTCATCACCTTTCTGAACATTGTCCTTTGTAACTAATTTCAAGCCAATTACTCCTGCTAATAAAAGTAAAATCAAGAGTGCTTTTTCCATTTTAAATGGTTCACCAAAGAATAGAATTTCAGATAAGACAGTTCCTGCAGTACCTAATCCAACAAAAACTGCATATACAGTACCCACGGGAAGTTTTCGACCTGCCATAATCATTACATAAAAGCTGATGATGATAGAAATAACAGTTCCAGTCCATGTCCAAAAGTCATCAGCGTGTTTTAACCCAATAACCCAAAAAACTTCAAAGAAAGCAGCAACAAATACTTTAATCCAGTTTGTATTCATTTAAACAAACACCTCCGATTTTATTATTACCAAAAAAACAAAAAAGCCTAAGAGATAACTGTTAAACAGTTTCTCCCAGGCTTTTATCCTTCCGTGACACAGCATAGCTGTGAGTTTTCTCTCGGACCAGACCAACAACTTGTTGCGGAACCCTAGAAAACATTTAATTTATATAATTACTTTATAGTATACACACAATTAAACCTTATTCAAGTGGAAATTATTGAGCCTAATAGAAAAGCCTAGCTAAAATATACATAGCTAGGCTTTTTCTTAGTTGGAAAAAGATATCTGTTTTCTTGTTATGAAATTTACGAAACTAATGAGGGAGATATTTTTAATATCCCCCTCATCAGAGAAGTAAGTTATTAACAAATTATTTCCGATAAAGAGCATACCAAAGGCACGTTCTACTTCGCAGTTGCATCCTCTATAATCCAATCTGCAGCACTAATTAGGTCAGGGAAAACGGCATCTGCAAGTGGATCACTCTTACCCAAGAATACCCCTCTTGTTCCTGCCTTCTTCCCTGCAATAATGTCTGTATCGGTATCTCCCACCATATAGGATTGGGATAGATCGATATCATACTTTTTACTAAGATCGACTATTAATTTGCTGTTTGGCTTACGACAGGCACACCCTTCTTTTGGCTTATGCGGACAATAAGCCACATCATGGATTATTGCCCCTTCCTTCTTTAGTTCAGCAATCATATGGTCATGTATATTTTGGAGCTGAGATTCCTTCATAAATCCCAATCCCACTCCACCTTGATTGGTTACGACAAATATGAAATCAAAGAAATGGTTCAATTTTTTTATTGCTTCTGATACACCTGGTAAAAAGTATAGCTCATGGGGTTTATTCACAAATTTAACTCTATCCGTTAGCACTTCATTTATTACACCATCACGATCCAAAAATACTGCCTTTTTCATTAGATCACCCCTTTATTTTTATGGTTTCAATAAAATTTTCCCTACGCTTTTTCGACTTTCCAGTAAAATGTGTGCTTTAGAGCCTTCCTCTAGCAAAAAAATAGTTGATTTTTTCACTTTTATTTTTCCCTCCGAAATCCAGTCAAATAATTGTTGGGAACGAATTTTTCTTTCCTCGAATGAAGTCAAAACATTCCATAGGTCTCCACCTGTTAAAGTTTTAGAAGTATCCATCAGCATCCGTGGATCGACCGGTGTAGGGTCTCCTCCAGCCATTCCATAAAATACAACTGTACCGCCTATTTTCGTCGCTTCAAAACTTTCTGTTAAAGTAGAACCTACTGATTCATATACGACATCTACGCCTTGACCACTTGTTACTTCTTTTACTTTTTCCACCCAAGAATCAGTGTATAAAAATACAAAATCTGCTCCTGCGTCGTATGCAGCTTCGGACTTTTCTAAAGACGAGGTAAGACCAATGACCGTCCCTCCTAATAGTTACCGATTTGAACCAGGTTTTGACCAACACCACCTGCTGCGGCATGGACTAGAATTGTATCTCCAGCTATTATTTCATAACTGTCTCTTGTTAAGTACTGTGCTGTTAAACCTTG is part of the Psychrobacillus sp. FSL H8-0483 genome and encodes:
- a CDS encoding HAD family hydrolase, with the translated sequence MKKAVFLDRDGVINEVLTDRVKFVNKPHELYFLPGVSEAIKKLNHFFDFIFVVTNQGGVGLGFMKESQLQNIHDHMIAELKKEGAIIHDVAYCPHKPKEGCACRKPNSKLIVDLSKKYDIDLSQSYMVGDTDTDIIAGKKAGTRGVFLGKSDPLADAVFPDLISAADWIIEDATAK
- a CDS encoding zinc transporter family protein, producing MKLSAIILGGFLFISVSVGGGFALLVSKFFKHSNVGLALLCGGFLVGLLAVDIIPTAFNMYELPALIIGGLIGYILFRIMYQLLHSTSQNKPTIYLLLIGLFIHTIPLSLTIGNLTPDASFTGTITTSTILHHLPEGFALTSAFLSQGEKLWGLFLCFIGLSVCFSGFIWLGHLVHLTTRGQGVLIGVSISLIAFTSVKEFILHHIRVVPMRSVVAFTLTGYLFSVLFHLVY
- a CDS encoding GNAT family N-acetyltransferase, with the translated sequence MSVSLQEVFENEKTILRNLYSYYLHDLSKFTPNLTINENGFFDYEDLNSFWTNEGISPYFIKFDGNIIGFILLLERPFLKKENDFGINDIFILNQFKGKSFGIQAVKALFESKKGKYFVIELVHNLPAVSFWRKVYKEFQIDYKEENQLIDDEPCVVQTFEI
- a CDS encoding multidrug efflux SMR transporter; its protein translation is MNTNWIKVFVAAFFEVFWVIGLKHADDFWTWTGTVISIIISFYVMIMAGRKLPVGTVYAVFVGLGTAGTVLSEILFFGEPFKMEKALLILLLLAGVIGLKLVTKDNVQKGDES
- a CDS encoding methylmalonyl-CoA mutase family protein, producing MTIQDMKQTVFKEASLAEWEQAAIKSLKGKSLASLSTKTLEDIILKPLYSLADVADIPANQTNTIRQAKQFSEWLVAQTVTGHSCEEILADMKDSLAKGNNVIHYAVEKDHKWNSSQIEELKSLFINNQVLLDVSNNPSFLHNFHDIKGNIKGAGETDFTNARTYFLDGSSIHQTGGDAVSELVSVLVQADILARKSNMDQLVKKAFVQFSVDSNFFMEIAKIRAFRVLWKAFGEAHGQSDVASIPVHAETSLRSFSVLDSNVNILRAGNSALAAVLGGADSVTTYPHDVLTGATSTSKRIARNMQLVLKEETHIQRVIDSAGGSYYLETLTKELVEKAWALFLEVMKEETLKARVVKLQERVDAKWEQQLEALSKRKKSLIGINNYANPEDSLTFEIIPTNYKRLAEPFEQLRKAFQVFPLQTAIIPYGVLKEYKARLDFVSGYLIALGISLKVAPENLKPFDLQKWLDEQGIDYVVFVGNDEQTAGLVPAILNEQLSVPMDVAGKFEEYEDWLDAGLSGRIYAGQSIIEKGNELLALAKKEDSHDNA
- a CDS encoding multidrug efflux SMR transporter; translation: MAWISLILAGFCEMFGVAMINKLHKDRNWQSLLLLILGFGASFLFLAYSMKTLPMGTAYAIWTGIGASGGAILGMVLFGESKDWRRLVFIGMVLGAAIGLKLVS